In Zingiber officinale cultivar Zhangliang chromosome 3A, Zo_v1.1, whole genome shotgun sequence, the DNA window ctacgatactctatgtacaaatttttcttttaaaaacagcggaagacttaaaatgattttcttagtttaattaaaacttttcttttgtttttcttttcatcaaatccgaactacactatcatggcatcaataacatgatatcaaaattagtagaacataacatcaagtcacacatacagtactacaattcatgataccaaagcatagttctttaaaagtttttaaagcaggttcttatttggttgcctagccactgccacacacatctccttgcctctcctgctgctcctttagctcatccagctttttcctttatctgtggtacaaggaaagtaagctatgagcactcatggctcagtaagttcctttcttactcactaaaaccgaaaatcatcacatgatcaaagaatatctcaacataacatgatctcaactagtcatggcataacatatcatactctttaagcatatcatgcacataacaaaaaaaaatcataactagtcatggcatatcatctcttaaagcatagcatgtaacataacataatcatatctaatcatggcatatcatagtatcatcataaggtggcatggcatatcaagctcttaaagcatagcatgaaacataacataatcatatctaatcatggcatatcataaatcatagcatcatcacatcatgatcataaggtatatgcaatatgatttttgaaaacatgtatccgaaaaacatgtgtatgtctcatgatctttaaaatcatttcttcttacatatatacttgaacataatatcatcttaaaggggatcccggatatgtaccacttacatattgcgcgcaacctatgtaggtccaaggtagcaagtcttgaaccctacaaggcaaacatactaggcccgagtcttactccatcgacctaggggcacttaggagctcatccctaacgaggcccgagtcttattccatcgaccccggggcgcttatggagcccacccttggtacaagccacataaagtaaagtacatgtcatacttatacatattatacatcataaaagcatgcatcacttaggcacacatcatatcataaaagtatgcatcacttaggcatacatcatgtcataaaagtatgcatcccttaggcatacatcatatcataaaggtatgcatcacttaggcatacatcatgtcataaaggtatgcatcacttaggcatacatcataccataaaaatatgcatcacttaggcatacatcatatcataacaatatgcatcacttaggcatagatcataaaaacatgcatatctcaagcacaaagcatatcatcaagcatgcataatttaaccacatagcatatcatgcaagtatgcatattttaagcactaaacatagcatcaaagcatgcatatttctatccacatagcatatcatgaaagaatgcatattttaagcacatagcatatcatcaaagcatgcatatttctatccacatagcatatcatgaaagcatgtatATTGTAAGCACATagaatatcatcaaagcatgcatatttctaagcacatatcatatcatggaaagtataaatcacaagcatacatgtttaagtataagggtgtatcatgtgattatactatcataagaaatatggtaacatagttagcttgggttctaagcttcctaatcccttgggttcttatcatggccgaacccccccttagatctcaatttaggtataaacaacctccaagcatgtggaacctacattatcatcacatcaatttcataggaagcattattagcatgattaacttggtttctaagttctccaagtccctaaacttcatgtggctgaaccctatcaggtgtgaaacaaggtcccaaatgtcatgaaagcatggaaaccttaaaccatatttatagcatttttttccaagtaacatagtaagcatatttgagctagttcctaagttcttcaagcccttaatatatttcatggccgaaatttaacaagtattcattagggctaaaagcaagcatacaagcatgtgaatttgaactaacatcatgtataaattcataataagacatcatacaatgggtatggccgaaacttaccctagcctcattttaggtcattaaacaacatatagcatgaaaactttggctttctacttatcatatttcatgtagagtgacatgagcatatttaatttttgttctagggtttctagggcatctatcccttcatggctgaaacatacaatggtccatttaggtcatggaaaaattatacaagcatgtgactcaatcaacatattattctatttccataagaagcatttttaacaccattggtttcaattctaaggcctctaggtcatttaaaccctacttggtcatttaaaccctacttggccgagactcatcagtgtttaaagtTGCTTCAattagcctaaaagcataggaagtcatacaagtttcatagcatgtataaagacaagcataataaacatacatgtgaattgtgtcttaggcttcctaggtttctttcctttttcttttatttttcctcatggccgaaacctaccaatctctaaactaggttttaagtggtctaaagcatggaaaacctaagtaagtttcatggcaaaaattactaagaacatcatatacaaatttggttcataaacaaggtaggacccttgtgatcttacatgtcatatattatgtaactaaattctctataccctaattaagcatgagagcatgaaacaactttcatatcttaatatcaaagaggtcttgagcatgttaaaattttgtttaagcttttctaagctatccatcttatcatggccgaaaatcttaaatgaagagttcatgaatttctagcaatattcaacatgcaattctttaagagaactctacattctatcatataaacatggttacttaaatttaaaggtcttcctaaccctaagctcttttcttggccgaaacatatgagtgaatttcttttggttccaagtagctttcaagcaagaaaaaccaataaaagacccttagtaattcatggagggaatcttgtactagtttggttaaacaatgatttccctaacctctttaaaatatttttggccgaaattctagtgttaggtactcctctgaccaagcatcatataggtataaaaacataaaggaaaaccttcctacatagcatagaaaaatatcatgaaatgaggacttgtttaaaacttcctagatttgaaaactcttctttggccgaattttcttaaattctattctaggttttctaatcctcataaaatctgaaaagcacataaaacgccttgtaccacaggtgaggggaagcttacatccttttcgcttgtgaatttaaggtgtggtgatggaagaagtagcctcttcttctagttcccttcccttgattcccttgctaagtcctccttgtatcttaggctttcttaggagaaaaccttggcttggggccgaagatggaagagaggggactgagggttcggtgagggagaggagagaatgagaaaaatgagagaaaaatagaattttccctttacacactctcttttatgttaagggggaagaggtagcaaaattagtttttgttttccttctcccttagcccttttttttattttattttatttattttattttctaatttattctcattatttatgatgagaacaaggggaatgaatccccttaattctccatttaaggtcacggcaagagagggaaaagagagaggaagggaggaaggcaagttacctttctcttgctcttgtcttgctttctcttcttagatctttactcctatctttatcatgcattccctttccttgctatcaatatcttctctctatcccaattggtttctactaattaattctattataatgtaagaggttcaaggttcaatcattgacctcctcttctttttatttcattttatttctttttgcttcaactcacttcttattatttttctaaggcaaaattcgtcattctcttatttatcttaaaagcttagtgggtgttacaatggAAGTGTTGGAAGAGCTAGAAGGGAGAAAAATCAtcaattggagcaaaacagagcatggtcaTATGCTGTACACGGCCAGGCTTATGGTGCAAAGAAGGGAGATACTTGggtcgtgtctacatgacacTACCATGTGGAAtctccagagaagaaaaggtgcatggtcgtgtcccagacacggccgtgtgaagaatccataGGAGGAAAACTTTTCGAtcgtgtcccacacacggccgtgtgaagaatccagaggaagAGAACTTCTTGGTCGTGTCTCGTACACAGTCGTGTGAAGGAACCAGTGTAGAAGCATGTACTAGCCGTGTCATCTAACACGGTCGTGTGCTGATTCCAGAGAAGGAGGCTGGTGAGGCcatgtcccagacacgaccgtgcaaagatacccgagaaggagaaggcaggggccgtgtagatctacacggccagaTCCAGGCCGTACCCCCCACACACCCACCTCATCTCAACACCCTCTTCTCTTCAaaattcctctcttcttcaacctttctccCAAACCTTTTTAGATCTAGACCTAAAAccctttcttcttcacaaacttCACCTAGATCTAGATTCTTCTCTTCTCCTAAAACCCTAAGATCTATTTCCTCAAGATCTAGTTCCTCCAACCCTAAATAGTATTCTTCCCCACTCAAGCTTGACAATTTGTCCAACTTattgaagagacttcgcaagggTGGTGGTGGATCTACTGGTGGAGACAAAGGAAAGGAACCATCCAAAGACAAAGGGAAACAACCAGtgcaaggcaaaggaaagaggacctcacgcaacgaaggtaatgacaacaaattaaatgatgatcaaattactagatttgtaattcttgtcaatagaaagattgtgtgtattaggtatatggacccaactattttagatatgatgggaattagggatgatataaattggatgattgggttcttagattggagtgatatgttgtacacacatctacctacttatccttgccttgttttggagtttctaagttcactagatgtccattttgccaatgaggatgattatgttggcaagataacctttagactaatgaatcaagaatttcaatggacatttagtgatttcaacacttgttttggattgtctttcGGTAGCTCTCGGAGGTTTGACTCTAGGTTCAATTGGAACAATTTTTGGAATTCTATCACCGTATTAGATCAtccctatgagccctctagagccaaggcttctcacatgtaAAACCCTATTTTTAGATACCTACATCGTGTCATGAGAAAAAGTATTTTcagtagaggggaaagtgatggagtcgttaagaaagtagaactttatgctttatgggctatgttgcataaggttgattttgatttcgggtttcattttctgcaaaccttagtgagagctgcGAGGGTGTCTTCAGGATCAATAGTTCTGGGTgggttgattactcaaatagcaattaacttggaacttgatttagatgggttggaagttattcatggcaatgatatgatcgacatggatgcatgtcttgccatgaaaatgattATTCAGAATGAGAACggttttgcatttcctaggaggaatggttttcctctacctcttccttgtctTGAACGAACTTCCATTCGTAacccagctaattgggtaatcactgatgtAGACCCCGAGAATGTCCCCTCCATATCCGAAGACATAGAGCCAtacattgagccctcgacatctggatacccgCAGCCTTCCGGACACATGAACTGATACTTAAAACACAACTCTTATCAACTAGAGTATCGATGGGTTTGGAATAATGCATCCGAAATCGGTCAAGAATCTTATTTATATAACTCTCCTATGACAAACACAAAAGTTTATTCGAGCGATCTCTGGTGATCTTTATTCCCAACACATAATTTGCTTCACCCATGTCTTTTATATCAAAGTTAGAAGACAACCATTTTCGAGTGGCTTCGATAGATTCCATGTCATTTCTTGCCaataaaatatcatcaacatataatgacaaAATAAGAATCTTTTTCGTCGTACATTTAACATACACATAGTGGTCTTCTTCAATCATCTCAAAATGAAATGAGATAATAGATTTATGAAATCTGAAATACCATTGTCTAGACGATTGTTTGAGGCCATAAATGGAACGTTTGAGACGACAAACTTTGCACTCCTGTCCCTATGCCTCAAAACCTTCTGATTGAACCATGTAAATTTCTACGTCTAGTTCTCCATTGAGAAATCCTATTTTAACATCTATCTAAAAAAGTTCTAAGTCTAAATGTGCAACCATGGCTAGAATAAGGCGAACTAATGTGAATCTCAccactggggagaatgtctcatcGAAATCTATACCTTCCTTTTGTGTATATCCTTTCACTACAAGTTGTGCTTTATATTTGCCGATTGATCCATCTGCCTTGCATTTGACTTTGAAAATCTATTTATTTCCAATAGCCTTATGCCCTAGAGGGAGGTCGACAagttcccaaacttgattcttacTCATAGAATCCATCTCATCTTGCATTACTTCCTTCCACTCTTTAGTAGCAGATGAAGTTAATACTTCTTTAACAGAAGTAGGCTCATCATCATCAGCAAGCTAGCATACAAGGGCTTCCTCTTCAATCTCAAATTGACGATGAGGTATGTGTCCACGTTTGCTACGGCGTATCTAATAGTCTTGTTCTTCTATAGGTGTGCTGCCACAGGGCATAAAGCTCCCACTTTCATGATCATCTCTACTATCTCTAGCGGCTTCTTGGTTAGGAACTAATTCCCTCCCTTCACTGGAAGATGGTAGAATATTATTAGGGTCATCCAACTCATGGAGATCAAGATTCTTTCTAGTGTCGCCGATACTAAGAAATTCTGTTTCTAAGAAAACAACATCTCAGACATCTTTTTCTGTCATTCCTCCATTCAGATGTTGTTCGTACATGGCATAACCCTTAGAACCTTCaggatatcttataaagataaacTTTCTAGCTTTAGGGTCAAGTTTTCCAAACTTGTGAGAAGTGTCATGGACATATCCCACTGAACCCCATGGGCGTAGattgtctaaatttaatttttcaccaCGCTATAACTCATAAGAGGTGAAAGGAACTGATTGTGAAGGTATGCGGTTAACGATATAGGCCGCAGTCATTATAGCATCCCCCCAAAATGATATTGGAAGGTTAGCATGCGCCATCATCGACCTAACCATATCCAACAGTGTTCTATTCCGTCTTTCAACAACACCATTTTGTTGCGGTGTATTTGGAATAGTTAATTACCTACGTATTCCTTTTTCTTCACATAAAGTTTGGAACTCATCTGAAAGATATTCACGTCCTTGATCTATCCAAAGAACTTTTATGGTTTTGCCTAATTGATTCTCAACCTTTGCCAAGAAGTgtttgaagcaatctaatgcttcatagTGGTGAGCAATCAAATAGACATATccatatcatgaataatcatctataaatgtGAGGAAATATGAAGCCCCTTGACGGATCTTCACACTCATGGGTTCGCAAATGTTGGAGTGGATCAATTGTAAGAGTTCAGTGGCTCTCTTAGCCTTTCCGAAAGGCTTGCGACATGCTTTACCGGCTAAACACGATGCACACACATGAAGATTGACTTTAGAGAGTGAGCCTAGCAAGCCTTCTCGAGCTAACCTTGTCATTCTATCTTGTCCTATGTGTCTTAGCCAAGCATGCCAAATTTTCGAATCAAGGTTATTATCAGTATTCACCACATAAGACACATGATAATCCAAATCTAATTTAAACAAACCATCCATAAATAAAGTATGACCATATATAACATTGTTCAAACAAATGTCAACTTGGCTTCTAGCAAAATAAAAAGAGAAGTCTAATGCCAATAATGATGAGACTGGTAGTAGATTATGTTGAACTCTAGGCGCATAGAGTACGTCATGGAGGGTTAAGACTCGTCCAAtctttaacttgagttgataCACACCAACTCTAAGGACTTCTTGCTGGAGCCATTTCCCATGTATACTCTTTGTGATCCCGTTGAGATTCGGCGATAATCCATGAATCCTGCTCAATCCTTTGTTATGTGCCTAGTCAATCTTGAATCCACTATCCATTCAGGATTTGTTCGAGCAATTAAAATATGAGAACAAACATCCACAGTTGGAAAGTAAAGAAATTGGAATACCTTTTTCGAATCAGTGCATTCATGAGCAAAATGCCCCCAATTGTCCACAATTATAGCATTTGGCCTTCGACTTGTCTCTCTTTCCACCGCGCTTGCCTCTTTGGCGCTTCGGTGTCTGCCCCTCTTTGGAAGTGGATGCAACATTTTGCCTCTTCCTCTTGAAGTTCTTCTTTGGACCCTTCTTGCCCTGTTGTCTGCCTCCCTGGGCGACAAGGGCAGTAGCGCGCATAGCTTCCTCGCACTTAGCCTCTAACTCCACATGGCGAGAGATGTCAGAAAAATTCTTAATGCTCTCATTGTGAGTGAGGATTTGTTTCATGTCAGTCCAAGAGTCTGGCAAAGATCTTATGACAGCTTGCACTTGCTGCACATCAGTGAGATCGTGACTTACAGACTTCAAATCGTGGATCATGCTTGACATCATCCTGAGATGCTTAGTCATGTTCTGATGGGGATCTTTTCGAAGGGTCTCAAATTTTGAAATAGGAGCCCTTAACCTCGTGGTAGAGGTTCCTCTAAAAGCAATTTTCAAGTTATCCCATATATCCTTGGTAGTGTTACACTTTTCAAACTCGCCAATCAAATCATCCTGCATGCTGCTTAATAGTCTAAAGCGTGTGCTGCGATCTTTGTTGAACGATGAGTTGTAAGCCTCTTGATCTCGTCGGTGTAGAGCAGTGTTGCCTTCTGCGGGCGAGGTCATGGATGTAATAATGTGATCAAGCAACCCTTGCTCATTCAAGAGATATTGAATTTTTCGATGTCATAGTTAGTGTCATCTAATTTATCCCTTTTCGTTAAGTCAGCAAGAACATTTTTCGAGACCATCGGTGAATTACTACATTTAATATAATAATGAGAAGGCTAAATTGACAATTCTACACATCAACCTATTTAACCCAAAAATTATATTATAGTATTAAATATTGTCCATATAATGAGATCGAAAGTAGACTTAGAGTACTACAGTCATCTCccatttatataagaatattcaATTTTATTAGGGTAATTTCGATCAAATAATGTAAAGGGAAAGGAACTAACATCTCTCAATTAATAAGCATGTATCTACTAATATGAATATTCAAATAAAAATTAACAGCAGCTAATCATGTTCAAAAGATATTcgaataattttaaacaataatGAATCAATCATGTTCAAATAACAAGTAATCATGCATGTTTAAAAGCTTTCCTTTAATAAAGGGTGCAGTACATGATTTTAAATCATCGGATCATACATAGATTGCTGGAATATGAAGTGCataaaaatttttattataagAGCAAACTAAGTAAATTTATTGCATGGACTTAAATAAGACAATCTCATAATCATGAAGTTAATAATGATTCGAAGTACTAGTAAAATCATGTTTAAAACAGTGATAACATTATAATAGCTAAAACAATCGTTTGGAGGTGGGTGGGAGTCATAGCACAGCGCTAGGGAACATGCAGTATGTGATGCCGGCACTGCCAAATTTTCATTATGATGGTGATGAGAGACCGAGTCAGCATTCCCTGTAGGTCCACGTCCAATAATGCGACTAAGTCGAGCTCGACCATGAGGTCTGCTTGGCAAAACCACATTAGAGTAGCGTCTTGCAAAACGGTCAAGTTCACGTCGCCGATGAGCTGACACCCTCATGCGGGCCTGTTCCACCAGAAAAATACATCTGGTCATGGGTGGGCCATCACTGCGCACACCTGCAAAAGTACCTATGCCATGGTGGCCTCCGCGCTCACCTGGGTTGCTGACCTTTCTGTGCCACTGGCCACGATCGCCTCCGTGCCTACATGCAAGGCATGCAAGACTACTGCCGAGGATGTGGTCGTGATCTGCGTGGCCTCTGTGCTGGGCCGCCTAGCCATGGCCTCTCGCGAGGCCATGGATGCCACGACCGTTTGTGCCCGCATGGCGACGGGTGTCCAAGGCCTGCCAGCCCGCGTGACCGTGGACTATGCAGCCTCACAGGAGGCCACGGTTGGCACGTTCATGCGCCTTGCCGTGGGTCACGAGGCCTGCATGGCAATGGATGGCGTGCCCGTCCACATGGACATGAGCCACGTCCCTCGCAGGTTCGCGAGCAGCGCCTGTAGTGTGCTCACGAGAAGTGCCTCCGTCCATTTCACGTGAAGTTCCTCCGCCATGCACGTGAGCGTCGACCGAGCGAGTTGAGGGAGAAGAGCGCAGTGCTTCAACATAATCCCTTGCAGTCATCAGCCACGGATATCTAATAGGCGCCACAGACTCCTGCGTGGGTGTCGGGCGGTTGCCAACCAAGCTATCCCCATCGTTGACGGTGGAGATCTTCATTGgttcaaaatcattttcttcAATTGCAGCAAGCTCTTGCACATGGAGATCATCCGATGACATTGTGGAGAGAGGAATGGgaagactctgataccaatattaTTTCTTGATCGAGATGATTACCTCGTTGGTTCTAGATTCTCGCAGGATTAGGAAGAAATCTACAAGAGTCTTCTTCGTAGTTCCTCGCTCCAAACGTCCTCAGGATCTGGTGGTGATGTCCCGTGAAAGAAGTCTTGTACTCATGTGATCAAGAGAGAAAGGGAGAAAAGTGAGAGTCTTGCCCTTTTCAAGAGAGAAAACTCTCTTCCTTTAATACATATGGGAGGAGTGTGGTTTGTCtctttccaaaggttgctttggCAACCTTTGGTCATAGGTTGCTTTGGCAACCTTTGTTGTGGACAATAACCGCCCATATTAAaacaaacaaattaaaaaaaagatCATTTCTCACAAGAAAAAATGCCCCTTAAACTAACATAAAACTTAATACTTTTTTTCCTCCGACatgaattttcaatttgtatCAGTATTAATAAAATACTGGTACAACactgttaaaaataaattaataatattaataaaaaatacaaaattaaaaagttcacaatctatggattaaaatttaaaaacactAATTATGAGACAAATAACATTCATACATAATTAAATTCAAGAAGAACCAACACCACCATCATCGTCGTCGTCATCGTCACCACCACCATTACCGAAATGGAGAAAATCACTATGTGAATTTGGCTAAGATAGACTTCACATATCACAAGTTACATTGATTAACGAAATAAACTATTTATACGACTTCACACAGTTTTATATTGTGGTGCAGTAAATGTTTACTTTTACTTCCATACAATTTGGCTTGATCGAAGTTTTTTTAATTTGTattaattgaataaaaaaaatttaaccatCAAAATTGAACTATACCATCAATATTTACCAAATACAACCCCAAATATATTCACAAAAGATATATTTGACCAACTTCACCTAAAAATGTATCAATAAATATCTAAATATAACTCAAAAATTTCTATCACAACATACACGACCCTCAAGGCATCCACGGAAGAGTAGATAAATTCACTCGTTTGTTACTCCAGCATATTAAGAATGGCCATAGATCTTTCAACTTTATTATAGAAATTACTCCCAACAGTCACAACATCAGCCAATTGTCATCCATCCTTGTcgagtttgatcaataagaatTGTTGTAAACTGTGTAAACAATTACAAAAGAAAACCTATCCCCAATCTAAACATCTTgatatgattttaaagaataaagCTTATTGACAACTTTCAGACTTGTGAAAGAGACACATGATTAACAAAAATTCAAATATTGCATAATTGATTACATCAAGTCTAGTTGCAAAATTACACAAAGCCCAAGCAATTAGAAAGTCAATCACAAGCATCCACATATCAGTGCCGTgacaaattaattcaatgagaaaagagaaaaaaaaacatgtaaAAGTGTATGAAAATAGGACAACAATGCAAGGAAATCATAATTTCGAAGCTCAAGATTCAGAATTCATGTCAACAACTATGAAAAAACCATCCAAACTAAGAATTATTTACAAAATGTGCAATGCTATAATCTAAAAATGATATAGTCAGATAGAAGCAGCTGATATAGAGTAACTGGTTAAGAAGCATAACACTCCACAACATATGTAGGCTATCCAAAAATATGGGGATCTCGCTTCGTAATAAGTTTAGTGTATTTTTCTTAAAGGGAGAAAGGCTTGCTCACTTTCATTGATCCTCTGATAAATGTTCGGAAGCTTGGGCGGTTGCAGTGCTTCTTCTTTGAGTTCCTATATCATCACTCATATCTCAGTACAAAAAAGTGAACCAGTTGTGATAATGTTAAGGTAGAAATTACAGAatgccaaaaataaaaaataaaaaatagaaaaaaaaagaaaaaaaaaagaaaaaaaaggcctCTTTCGTTGGCAATAAGAACTCATCAGATCCCCCCTTTACATTAAGTTGCAACTCCTCTTGTGCTTCCTCCTCTACCCACACTTTTGCCTCGTCTATGGCTCTTGATTTTGCCTCCAGATCAGATTCATCCGAATTTTACCCCAACTCTTCCACTCCATCTGAAACTAAATCATTGAAAACATCACACATGACaaataaaattgacaaaatcAACAAACGCGAGTCAGCCGCAATTACCACTATCGTCACCGCTGCCAAGGAAATCGTTGGCAAAGGGTTCTCCGTTGGAAGAAGCACCTGAAGAGGATAGTTTGTTTTCCGGGTCGAATGACTGGCTGGGGTCAGTGTCGTGCTCACACGATGGATCTCAAGCTTAGAGTCTTCAAAAACCGGACGTTGGGCGGCATCGGGAACCCCGATCGGTAGATGTCGTGCTCGACCACCCCAAAGTTGCAAGGTTGAACCAAAACCTCGTCCTCATAGATAGCACTTGCCACAGCCTCCACCCGCCGCTCCCAGATAAGCTGAGAAAGCACTGTTGGATATGTCCGATGCAGTGCATGCTAGAACACATTTCGTAAACAtgagcagcggaaaataaaacaataataattcctaattattacatcacacacaccacaagCATACAAGGatacatgccaaacatgatcagataattaaaattttacagaaAGTAAATTTACTCT includes these proteins:
- the LOC122050444 gene encoding uncharacterized protein LOC122050444, coding for MTSPAEGNTALHRRDQEAYNSSFNKDRSTRFRLLSSMQDDLIGEFEKCNTTKDIWDNLKIAFRGTSTTRLRAPISKFETLRKDPHQNMTKHLRMMSSMIHDLKSVSHDLTDVQQVQAVIRSLPDSWTDMKQILTHNESIKNFSDISRHVELEAKCEEAMRATALVAQGGRQQGKKGPKKNFKRKRQNVASTSKEGQTPKRQRGKRGGKRDKSKAKCYNCGQLGAFCS